One segment of Bacteroidales bacterium DNA contains the following:
- a CDS encoding zinc-binding dehydrogenase, whose protein sequence is MTDTIPQEMRAVCLKADGGLQVKMIPVPIPGAGQVLVKISAAPINPSDLARIKHLPEAEKSSFIAGIEGSGVVVAGGKGIIPALWKGKRVACSSAYTYSGTWAEYMVTPAMSCIPLPDEISDEQGAMLLVNPLTAVAFIQIARKKGHKAIINTAAASALGRMLEYLSDKAGLPLIQVVRRDDQAQKLLKSGAKYVLSSTATDFESSLKQMAGELNATLALDAIGGEMTRILLEAVPFGGNVMVYGNLSGEDPHSHHRALVSENKSISGFYLVNWLREQGILTTLKSISKARKLIRNHVTITISSKKPLEQVEPAIEGYLQAMTAGKILLIP, encoded by the coding sequence ATGACTGATACGATACCACAAGAAATGAGGGCTGTATGCCTGAAAGCGGACGGTGGTCTGCAGGTGAAAATGATTCCGGTCCCTATACCCGGTGCAGGACAGGTACTCGTAAAAATTTCAGCGGCACCCATTAATCCTTCTGACCTTGCACGAATCAAGCATCTGCCTGAAGCCGAAAAAAGCAGCTTTATTGCCGGTATCGAAGGGTCTGGTGTTGTTGTGGCCGGCGGTAAGGGAATTATCCCTGCACTCTGGAAAGGAAAGAGGGTGGCCTGTTCATCTGCTTATACATACAGCGGTACATGGGCTGAATACATGGTAACTCCTGCTATGAGTTGCATTCCGCTACCCGATGAAATCAGTGATGAACAGGGAGCGATGCTTCTTGTGAATCCTTTAACGGCAGTAGCTTTTATTCAGATAGCCAGGAAAAAGGGACATAAGGCAATCATTAACACTGCGGCCGCAAGCGCTTTGGGAAGAATGCTTGAATACCTTTCTGATAAGGCAGGATTGCCGCTTATCCAGGTTGTCAGGCGTGATGATCAAGCGCAAAAGCTGTTAAAATCAGGGGCAAAATATGTTCTGAGCAGTACCGCAACGGATTTTGAAAGTTCATTGAAGCAAATGGCAGGAGAGTTAAATGCAACCCTGGCCCTTGATGCCATCGGGGGAGAAATGACCCGGATCCTTCTTGAAGCGGTGCCTTTTGGCGGCAACGTCATGGTTTACGGAAACCTTTCCGGTGAAGATCCACACAGCCATCACAGGGCGCTGGTTTCTGAAAATAAATCGATTTCAGGATTTTACCTTGTAAACTGGCTCAGAGAACAAGGTATCTTAACTACGTTGAAAAGCATCAGTAAGGCAAGAAAACTCATCAGGAACCATGTTACAATAACAATTAGCAGTAAAAAGCCACTGGAACAGGTTGAACCGGCGATAGAAGGATACCTTCAGGCGATGACTGCCGGAAAAATACTGCTGATTCCATAA
- a CDS encoding T9SS type A sorting domain-containing protein, translated as MKPTRLMLALLLAFPSFSLLSAADYVDDFLMKLTGTWYLVSFQGGITGGTTYYHPACGDSVTVSRVPGTDSLQICEYKQSLRVSRETYAVCWSNVFNNWQLCYNGHQTLIEITPYSFTTYQTESVRKYTHTVEGLNPCNPAIEVAANTMKGRWYLTSMGAGPFEIRMTPVAGDSIILQRIEGTDSIHGDYYHNCLVSYTDSYRLVIDSSYSEHTDALMFVNQSAVNRMLVTVLDRKIILKTDSLPGHFMVFEPVDTFTMKRAPLITGVTGDTVCGSGEMTLMASSDPGEIRWYSDPQNDTNIATGKVFFPPELTVTTTYYVDATYNNCVTPERKPVKAVVIAVPEITNITGGARCGEGQVLLAAEANAGTIYWYADSTAADAMAEGPEFNTPGLTNTTVYFVGAVNEGCSSISRLPVTACISYSDTCSVNSVNQALEHVLQVYPDPTTGRFEINIEKINENPGMMSIYNTSGILVYQIRLAGQNHTIQADVTDFPGGIYFVILQGDSEVHTLKILKE; from the coding sequence ATGAAACCAACCCGTTTAATGCTGGCCTTATTATTGGCTTTTCCTTCCTTTTCTTTGCTGTCAGCCGCTGACTACGTTGATGATTTTTTAATGAAACTCACGGGTACCTGGTACCTTGTCAGTTTTCAGGGAGGTATCACAGGTGGTACTACATACTATCATCCCGCATGCGGCGATTCTGTCACTGTCAGTCGTGTTCCCGGAACTGACAGTCTGCAGATATGCGAATATAAGCAGTCACTCCGTGTTTCAAGGGAAACATACGCTGTATGCTGGAGCAATGTATTCAATAACTGGCAGTTGTGTTATAATGGCCACCAAACACTAATTGAGATCACACCGTATAGTTTTACCACGTACCAGACCGAAAGCGTCCGAAAATACACCCATACTGTTGAGGGCTTAAATCCCTGTAATCCGGCCATAGAAGTCGCCGCAAATACCATGAAGGGCAGGTGGTATCTTACTTCAATGGGAGCGGGTCCCTTTGAGATCAGGATGACGCCGGTTGCAGGTGATTCCATTATCCTGCAAAGAATTGAAGGCACCGATTCAATCCACGGCGATTATTATCATAATTGCCTTGTAAGTTATACTGATTCATACCGGCTTGTAATTGACTCTTCTTACTCAGAACACACGGACGCACTGATGTTTGTCAATCAAAGTGCCGTGAACAGGATGCTGGTGACTGTACTCGACAGGAAGATCATCCTGAAAACCGATTCCCTTCCCGGTCATTTCATGGTTTTTGAACCTGTGGATACGTTTACCATGAAAAGAGCTCCTTTGATTACCGGTGTCACGGGAGATACGGTTTGCGGTTCGGGAGAAATGACGCTTATGGCATCATCGGATCCGGGCGAAATACGCTGGTATTCAGATCCACAAAACGATACCAATATTGCAACCGGAAAAGTATTCTTTCCTCCTGAATTAACAGTAACCACCACGTATTATGTGGATGCAACTTACAATAACTGCGTTACACCTGAACGCAAACCAGTAAAGGCCGTTGTAATTGCTGTTCCTGAAATTACCAATATCACCGGCGGTGCTCGTTGCGGTGAAGGACAGGTTTTACTGGCGGCTGAAGCAAATGCAGGAACTATATACTGGTACGCTGATAGTACTGCAGCTGATGCCATGGCTGAAGGTCCGGAATTTAATACACCGGGATTGACTAATACCACTGTTTATTTCGTCGGGGCAGTGAATGAGGGCTGCTCATCAATTTCCAGATTACCGGTTACGGCCTGCATTTCATATAGTGATACATGTTCGGTTAATTCGGTTAACCAGGCATTAGAACATGTGCTGCAGGTGTATCCTGACCCCACAACCGGCAGGTTTGAAATAAATATCGAAAAAATCAACGAAAATCCCGGTATGATGAGCATTTACAATACATCAGGAATCCTGGTTTATCAAATCCGGCTCGCAGGCCAGAACCATACAATTCAGGCGGATGTCACCGACTTTCCCGGCGGAATATATTTTGTAATACTGCAGGGGGATTCCGAAGTGCATACACTTAAAATTCTGAAGGAATAA
- a CDS encoding glycoside hydrolase family 9 protein: MKRKVFCLSLLVLTCSFLKSQPVERFIIVDQFGYLPVSEKTALIKNPVTGFDAVRSFTPGENYVLVNAATGARIFRGQPLKWKSGATDASSGDQVWHFDFSTVTDTGSYYILDSVNQVRSYEFRIAPGIYNEVLRQAVRSFFYQRAGCAKEAKYAGEAWADGASHIGPLQDKNCRPYNEKTNASKERDLSGGWYDAGDYNKYTNWTASYIVEMMKSYIENPAAWGDNYNLPESGNGIPDLLDEARWGIDFLLRMQQDDGGVLSIVSESHASPPSSATGQSVYGPASSSATWNTAAALAISAKVFRSVNRISYSDSLISAAEKAWDWAEAHPAVIFHNNSASNGSSGVGAGDQETSDYGRFIARLKASCFLYEVTGKESYHSYFSKNYQNVHLIQWNYAYPYEPSEQDLLLYYSTLSKASPAISNQVKTAYRNAMLTNGDNFPAWYSSTDPYKAHMDSYTWGSNNQKGAVGSMFYNMIQYNIDPLKNQDALNAAAAYIHYIHGVNPLNLVYLSNMYAFGGDSCVNEFYHSWFTNGSPKWDRVGTSLYGPAPGFLTGGPNPSYNWDGCCNTPNCGSAGNNAICISESISPPKDQPKQKSYKDFNTSWPLNSWEVTENSCGYQVSYIRLLSKFVTGFDCHGDSAGTADFDLCGICSGGNTGREPATENCECHDYGKTAHIEASACESMTSPSGKYMWTVSGIYNDTLTAADGCDSILVVTLKVNHPTGNTITVNSCSTYTSPAGSRYSVSGTYYDTIPNAAGCDSIITINLTIPVINTLIAASGDTLVAEEKGLDYHWLNCDNDYEQIEGATGESFLPGVSGNYAVEISYTGCKDTSQCYYLEITGIRYNEMGPGLIVYPNPAREVINIKLPESCNEVYVEIRNISGALMFSEKYLHSASLHIPLKLPPGFYMVMLKNNLDQKAIVKIGIE; encoded by the coding sequence ATGAAACGGAAAGTCTTTTGTCTGTCCCTGCTTGTCCTTACCTGCTCCTTTCTGAAATCCCAGCCTGTTGAACGGTTTATAATAGTTGATCAGTTCGGCTACCTGCCGGTATCGGAAAAAACTGCCCTCATCAAAAACCCTGTAACAGGATTTGATGCGGTGAGGTCGTTTACACCCGGTGAAAACTATGTGCTGGTAAATGCAGCAACCGGTGCCAGGATTTTCAGGGGACAGCCCTTAAAATGGAAATCAGGGGCCACCGATGCTTCTTCAGGGGACCAGGTATGGCACTTCGATTTTAGTACGGTTACCGATACCGGTTCTTACTATATACTTGATTCCGTGAACCAGGTCCGTTCTTATGAATTCAGAATTGCACCCGGCATTTACAATGAGGTCCTCAGGCAGGCGGTAAGATCATTCTTTTACCAGCGAGCAGGTTGTGCAAAAGAAGCAAAGTATGCGGGTGAGGCCTGGGCCGACGGGGCCAGCCATATTGGCCCGCTGCAGGATAAAAACTGCCGGCCTTATAATGAAAAAACCAATGCCTCTAAAGAAAGGGATCTAAGCGGTGGCTGGTATGATGCCGGGGACTATAATAAGTATACAAACTGGACTGCCAGTTACATTGTGGAAATGATGAAATCGTATATTGAGAACCCGGCCGCGTGGGGGGACAATTATAACCTGCCCGAATCAGGGAACGGGATACCCGACCTGCTGGATGAAGCCCGGTGGGGTATCGATTTTCTCCTGCGAATGCAACAGGATGATGGCGGTGTACTCAGTATTGTAAGTGAATCACACGCCAGTCCACCCTCATCGGCAACCGGACAAAGTGTTTACGGACCAGCCAGTTCGTCAGCTACATGGAACACGGCAGCAGCGTTGGCCATAAGCGCCAAAGTATTCCGCTCGGTAAACAGGATTTCCTATTCCGATTCACTGATCAGTGCCGCTGAAAAAGCATGGGATTGGGCTGAAGCTCATCCGGCTGTCATCTTTCACAATAATTCGGCATCCAACGGGTCATCCGGTGTCGGGGCAGGTGACCAGGAAACGTCGGATTACGGACGTTTTATCGCCCGCCTGAAGGCATCATGCTTTTTATATGAGGTGACCGGGAAAGAAAGCTATCATTCGTACTTCAGTAAAAACTACCAGAATGTTCACCTGATCCAGTGGAATTATGCCTATCCGTATGAGCCCTCCGAACAGGATCTTCTCCTTTATTATTCAACACTCAGTAAGGCCTCTCCTGCCATTTCAAACCAGGTTAAGACGGCCTATCGCAATGCTATGCTTACCAATGGCGATAATTTTCCGGCATGGTACTCATCAACCGATCCCTATAAGGCACATATGGATTCGTATACATGGGGAAGCAATAACCAGAAAGGTGCCGTGGGAAGCATGTTTTACAATATGATTCAATATAACATTGATCCTTTGAAAAATCAGGATGCACTTAACGCAGCTGCGGCATATATCCATTACATTCATGGAGTTAATCCGCTAAACCTGGTGTATTTATCCAATATGTATGCTTTTGGCGGTGACAGTTGTGTGAATGAATTTTATCATAGCTGGTTCACCAATGGCAGCCCTAAATGGGACCGTGTCGGAACCTCGCTTTATGGTCCTGCCCCCGGATTTTTGACAGGGGGTCCAAATCCTTCATACAACTGGGATGGCTGCTGTAATACCCCGAATTGCGGATCGGCCGGTAATAATGCCATTTGTATATCCGAAAGCATCAGCCCTCCGAAAGATCAGCCCAAACAAAAATCGTATAAAGATTTCAATACAAGCTGGCCTCTTAACTCCTGGGAGGTTACCGAAAACAGCTGCGGTTACCAGGTAAGCTATATCAGGCTTTTATCCAAGTTTGTCACCGGGTTTGATTGTCATGGTGATTCTGCAGGAACCGCTGACTTTGACCTTTGCGGTATATGTTCGGGAGGTAATACCGGAAGGGAACCGGCAACCGAAAATTGTGAGTGTCACGATTACGGTAAAACAGCTCATATTGAAGCATCTGCATGTGAATCAATGACGTCACCAAGCGGCAAATACATGTGGACAGTTTCGGGCATTTACAACGATACGCTCACAGCCGCTGATGGCTGCGATAGCATACTGGTAGTAACCCTGAAAGTAAATCATCCTACCGGGAACACAATAACGGTAAATTCCTGTTCAACCTATACATCACCCGCCGGAAGCCGTTATTCCGTTTCAGGAACATATTACGATACCATACCAAATGCCGCAGGTTGTGACAGTATCATTACAATTAATCTCACCATACCGGTTATCAATACTCTTATAGCCGCATCAGGTGACACCCTGGTAGCCGAAGAGAAAGGCCTTGACTACCATTGGCTTAATTGTGACAACGATTATGAACAAATTGAAGGGGCAACCGGTGAATCATTTTTACCTGGTGTCTCGGGAAATTATGCTGTTGAAATTTCTTATACCGGCTGTAAAGATACTTCGCAATGTTACTATCTTGAAATTACAGGCATCAGGTATAATGAAATGGGACCGGGCCTCATCGTTTATCCTAATCCTGCCAGGGAAGTAATCAATATCAAACTTCCTGAATCATGTAATGAAGTCTATGTTGAAATCCGGAATATTTCGGGGGCACTCATGTTCAGTGAAAAATATTTACATTCGGCCTCCCTGCACATTCCCTTGAAACTGCCCCCGGGATTTTACATGGTAATGCTGAAAAACAACCTGGATCAGAAAGCCATTGTTAAAATAGGAATTGAATAG
- a CDS encoding GNAT family N-acetyltransferase — translation MYLIPETDYWKALLPLSKVKVNHWFALFVLEKRVKGKVYADDIHSPSAFYVVHPYRMSLLFGSSAKPEFRDSLKKYLLNSEGERQNQEWLQAWPGKWNSMIDEILGDQLVITGLPEMDGKVVQNTRANFRFDSKKYEIIRRGIVSSYPVVPVDAGLYEEMTGTVVPKNFWNSAEDFMKYGAGFAVIIDGKPVCMSYSAYIFDGILEIGIETAPEHRGKGLALIACTALIDYCIQNGYEPVWSCRLQNTASYELAKKLGFRPTLTLPYYRLPV, via the coding sequence ATGTACCTGATTCCCGAAACTGACTATTGGAAGGCACTTTTGCCCCTCAGTAAAGTAAAAGTCAATCACTGGTTCGCCCTGTTTGTACTTGAGAAACGCGTGAAAGGAAAAGTATATGCTGATGATATCCATTCGCCATCCGCATTTTATGTGGTTCATCCTTACAGGATGTCGCTCCTGTTTGGATCTTCGGCTAAACCGGAGTTCCGGGACAGCCTGAAAAAGTACCTGCTGAATTCAGAAGGGGAAAGGCAAAATCAGGAATGGCTGCAGGCATGGCCTGGCAAATGGAACAGCATGATTGATGAAATTCTCGGCGATCAGCTTGTTATAACCGGGTTACCTGAGATGGACGGAAAAGTTGTTCAGAATACAAGGGCCAATTTCCGGTTTGATTCAAAAAAATATGAAATAATCCGCCGGGGTATTGTCTCTTCCTATCCTGTTGTTCCTGTTGATGCCGGTCTTTACGAAGAAATGACAGGCACTGTGGTACCGAAAAATTTCTGGAACTCTGCTGAAGATTTTATGAAATATGGTGCCGGTTTCGCTGTAATAATAGATGGAAAGCCGGTATGTATGTCCTATTCAGCTTACATTTTCGACGGTATTCTTGAAATTGGAATTGAAACAGCTCCTGAACACAGGGGAAAAGGGCTGGCACTTATCGCCTGTACCGCTTTAATTGATTATTGCATTCAGAATGGTTATGAACCTGTATGGTCATGCCGGCTGCAGAATACTGCCTCATATGAGCTGGCCAAAAAGCTCGGATTCCGGCCAACACTTACGCTGCCTTATTACAGGTTACCGGTATAA
- the ftcD gene encoding glutamate formimidoyltransferase, with product MSKLIECVPNFSEGRDMQIIGLITAEIERVKGVKLLDVDPGRATNRTVVTFVGDPESVCEAAFLAAKKASEVIDMSRHHGAHPRFGATDVCPLIPVSGISMDETAEYARKLGKRIGEELGIPVYCYEFAAYEEKRRNLANCRQREYEGLAKKLSSPDWKPDFGPAEWNAGVAKHGAVAVGARNFLVAYNVNLNTTSTRRANAVAYDIREKGRIKREGDPVTGKIIRDENGEPVYEPGLLKAVKAIGWYIDEYGVAQISINLTDLSVTPLHKVFDTACERAAARGLRVTGSELVGLIPLNAMLDAGRYFLHKQKRSTGIPENEILKIAIRSLGLDDLAPFDPKKKIIEYMLADETSKKLTDLTVTDFANETASESPAPGGGSVSATLGALGASLAAMVANLSSHKAGWDERWKEFSDYAEKCMAVQHDLLVMVDEDTRAFDGVMKAIGMPKSTDAEKAERQAMLQDATKYALEVPLKVMRRTLDSFELIKAMAEKGNPNSVSDAGVGALCARSAVLGAGLNVKINAEGLLDKEFVKKVLDEAASIEESAIRQEKEILDIVNRKIRKESM from the coding sequence ATGAGTAAATTAATTGAGTGTGTGCCTAATTTCAGTGAAGGGCGTGATATGCAGATTATCGGGTTGATCACCGCAGAAATTGAAAGAGTGAAAGGCGTGAAACTGCTTGATGTAGACCCCGGCAGGGCTACCAACCGCACGGTAGTGACTTTTGTGGGTGACCCGGAATCAGTTTGTGAAGCTGCCTTCCTGGCTGCAAAAAAAGCATCCGAAGTGATTGATATGAGCCGGCATCACGGCGCTCATCCAAGGTTCGGCGCAACCGACGTATGTCCACTTATTCCGGTATCCGGAATTTCGATGGATGAAACTGCGGAATATGCCAGGAAACTTGGTAAAAGGATTGGCGAGGAGCTGGGGATACCTGTATATTGTTACGAATTTGCCGCTTATGAAGAAAAACGCAGGAACCTGGCGAACTGCAGACAGCGTGAGTATGAGGGACTGGCTAAAAAGCTGAGTTCTCCTGACTGGAAGCCTGATTTCGGTCCCGCAGAATGGAATGCCGGGGTTGCAAAACACGGAGCTGTAGCTGTAGGAGCAAGGAATTTTCTGGTTGCCTATAATGTAAATCTGAATACCACTTCTACACGACGTGCCAACGCCGTAGCCTATGATATCCGAGAAAAAGGCCGCATTAAAAGGGAAGGCGACCCGGTGACCGGTAAAATAATCCGTGATGAAAACGGTGAGCCGGTTTACGAGCCGGGTCTTCTGAAAGCCGTTAAGGCCATCGGATGGTATATTGATGAATACGGCGTCGCACAGATATCTATTAATCTTACCGATTTATCAGTAACACCGCTGCATAAGGTATTTGATACGGCCTGTGAAAGGGCTGCAGCAAGGGGATTGCGGGTTACAGGTTCAGAACTGGTAGGATTGATACCCCTGAATGCCATGCTGGATGCTGGGCGGTATTTTCTGCACAAACAAAAGCGATCCACAGGTATCCCGGAAAACGAAATTCTTAAAATAGCGATTCGATCGCTTGGGCTGGACGATCTGGCTCCCTTCGATCCAAAGAAGAAAATAATCGAATACATGCTGGCCGATGAAACTTCGAAGAAACTAACCGACCTTACAGTGACAGATTTTGCCAATGAAACTGCTTCGGAATCACCCGCCCCTGGCGGTGGTTCGGTATCTGCCACTCTTGGAGCCCTTGGGGCGTCCCTGGCAGCCATGGTGGCTAATCTTTCATCCCATAAGGCAGGTTGGGATGAAAGGTGGAAAGAATTCTCAGACTACGCCGAAAAGTGCATGGCCGTTCAGCATGACCTTCTTGTTATGGTGGATGAGGATACAAGGGCATTTGACGGGGTCATGAAAGCAATCGGAATGCCGAAGAGCACGGATGCTGAAAAGGCTGAGCGACAGGCCATGCTCCAGGATGCTACAAAATATGCATTGGAAGTTCCGCTCAAAGTGATGCGCCGTACTCTTGATTCTTTTGAACTCATTAAAGCTATGGCTGAAAAAGGAAACCCCAATTCAGTATCCGATGCCGGGGTTGGGGCATTATGTGCCCGAAGTGCTGTTCTGGGGGCCGGCCTGAATGTGAAGATAAACGCCGAAGGATTGCTGGATAAGGAATTCGTGAAGAAAGTTCTGGATGAGGCCGCCTCGATCGAGGAATCAGCGATAAGGCAGGAAAAAGAAATCCTGGATATTGTAAACCGGAAAATCAGGAAGGAATCCATGTAG